The window CTTGGAACCTTGTCATCAAAAGTAACCCACTCGGCTGCTTTTTCCTTATCTGGGGTTAACTGTAAAACTCCAAGGTCAGAACCTATATATAAGGTGTTGTCAAGGATAAATCCTGCCTGAGCATTGAAGTGGATGTCTGCAAAGAAACTACCACTATCAATTAGTCTTCCCCCTTTAATCTTATACTTATGTATACCTGTTTCTGGTATTGTATAGATAATGCTGTCATTGATGCAGAACATTCTACAGCTTCCATCGGCCCGGATAGAGTCAGCACCTTGAATTTGTAGATGATGATTGGTAAGGAGGAGTAATTGAGGATTCTGCTGACCGTATGTTAACAGACTGCTGATAAATACTTTATCCTGTGTTCCTGCAACTTGTTTTATCTGTTCCCCCTTTTCTACAAATACACCATTATTGAGCGTGGCAATATATATGTTGTCGCTATTTTGTGCCTGATGAAAAGCGGTTATATATCTGTTGTTCATCGCCTTAATGGTATCTGTCTTACCATTTTGGGTATCAATGGATAATAGATAGTCTTGCACACCAAGGAGTATTCTGCTTTGGTGGGACAGAAGTGCCATAGAGGTGATACGTGTCTTTGGTTTCGCCAGTAGCTGTGGACGCTTAAAGAGCTGATTGACAAGGTAATGATTACCAAGGCTTAGCCTGAATAGCTGGTTATTAGCATTATAGTAATAAATGTCCTCGCCATTGGCATACATCTCCTTTGGCAACTCATCGTTCTCAAAATCATAAATCTTTGTAGCTACTTGTTCTCCTGCTTTTTGACGGAATAACTCATGTTGGTTATTAACATAGAGAAGGTCTTTGTCGGATACACAAGCAGCAATGATAGGAGGGTTAGCATTAAAGAAACCAAGATGGTGTGGAATACGCCATATAGCATTCTTTGTCAGCAAGATAGAAAAGCCATTACCATCGTCGGCAATAGATATTTGATGCGGATTGTCAGGAATATTATTTCGCAATGGAATACTAACAAAACGCTCTAAGTTGTCGGATAATAGTATTGTAGACGATGTGATGAAATAGTAGGTTGAACTGGCTTTATAGAAGGAAAGTACCGATTGGGGCAGCGAGAACGTCTTACTCTCTGTACCATCAAATCCTTCGATAGTCAACTGCTTATCAGATAAAATGTAGAGTTTTCCATCATAGATAGCAACATTGCGTATGTTCTCCCCTTTGTGTCGTAGTTCTATTTTCTTCGTAGGGAGATTTATGCTTATTACGCCAGCTTGCGTTGAAGCAAAAAGCCATTTATTCCCAACATGACAGAGGTTATTTACCAAAAAAGGTTCATAATATTGACTTGTGTCGTTTATATGGATAGGGTAGAGGGGCTTTAATCCTTGCTGTTGCTGATTAAGCGGCATGGAGAAAAGTCCTTGAGAAGTAGCAACAAAGAGATTGCCGTCTATTATTTCAATACTATATGGAGAGTATCGGCTGCCTTTGCTTGGAATCTCAAAGGTTGTCTTATGAATGAGCGTGTCGCCAGCTATGTTCCATAATTGTAAACCAGCATTACGTGTTGCCACCCATATCTGATTGCTTTGGTTGGAATCACGCTCAATGTCATAGATGCGGTCTAACCCCGTGTAGAAACGCTTCCTATTCTGTCCGTTGATATGCCATATAACACCTGTCTCGCCGCCTATCCAGTATCCATTCTTATCTATAGATAGCGTTGACAATCGGTCATCATAGTGGAATTCCCGCTCTGATAATGACCGTGAAGTAGTTGTCTCCTTGCAGCCTGTGATGATAAATAATAGCATCAAACAAAGCCAATTAACAAGTAAACGCTTCTTTGTCCTTATGTTATATTTTGTAGTCATTAGATTCTACTTTGTCTGCAAAGATAACGAATTACTCCAGAAATGTGATATGATATTTTATATTGTTTGCAGAAAAATGATGCTTCGGATGTGTTTTCTTATTAAATGAATATCTATTCTATCTTGCTACAGAGTGGTATATATTTCTAACATAAGTCTTTCTTTAGTGCTTTTCCGTATCTTATAGTACTCATAATGAGCCTCATTTATGATTTTCTATCGTTGTGTTGATGCTGCGCACATGTTGTGCTGATGCTTCGCACATAATGTGCTAAGGGTAAACACCAATGGTGTTGATGCTAAATCGCTTTGCAATATGTAGACAAAGTAAATGCAAGTCTTAGTTATATAAGCCAAAGTAAGCAATCTTAAACTATTAAGAATATTCTTCTGTTTATTGCATAAGAAAAGGGGATGTAACGCTACATCCCCTTTACTATAATCGTCTATCTCTTATTATTTTTCAAGATTCGTTGTGCACAGTCTGCTAAAACTACCACTGCGCCTGCTAAAATACATACATCCTTGATGACAAGTCGACCTGCACCCGTAAGTAATGGGAATCCGTGCTCGCCACTACCTAAGTCTGGTACCCATGTTTCAGGGGTCGTGACAAGGAAGGATAGCGTTCCGAATGTCATGATAATAACCAGTCCGGAGCCTACAAAACCAATCTTAGGGAACCAAATACCCAATAATGTCAAGATACCGAATGACATGATAGCAATACCTAAGCCATGTGAGAAGGTGTAAGTATTATTTGCCTTGTGCCACTCATGCTTAACTTGATCAAACTCACCTTCTTTGAGTTTGTAGTCCTTATATTCAGGTGCATCCTTTGAATAGAAGAAACTCATAAAAGGACTGTTAGCAACGAAAGGTACAATACCCTCTGCCTCATAGTTCCAGAACTTCAAACCACCAATCCATACGAAGATGATAAAGATGGCAATACGTATCAAATGAATACCTGTACCCTTCAGCGATGCTGCGGTGTTAAGAACGAAATCTAATAATAATTTTACTTTGTTCATAATCTGTTTTTTATTGACTTTATGTCTTGAATTTATATTTGTGTTTGTGGGTTTTACCCAGCAATTTATAGATTAAGTTTAGTCTTATCCTATTCCTTTAACCTATTTTTATCCTTATGTTTGGATTTGTCGGCAAAGATATATATTTATCTTCAAACTGCAAAGAATTATTTTGTATTTATTCCAAATAAATCTTCACAATCCTTACTTTTCATACTTTTTTAAGTACTAATTACCTGAAAATACCATGTTTGTGGTATCTATTATATACCCTCTTTTCCCCTTCATCAGTATGTTTCTCTATTGTATTTGAAAAAAATCAGTACCTTTGTGGTATCTAAAACAACGATATTGTTCGCCTTCTGTTTCCACTCGTGTTGTGATTTGCTTGAAAATCAGTACCTTTGTGGTATCTAAAACAACGGCGAATTGACTGCAAACCTTAATCTACGTGTTGTGATTTGCTTGAAAATCAGTACCTTTGTGGTATCTAAAACAACGCACGATTAGCAGCTGTTTTAGCGTCTGAAGTTGTGATTTGCTTGAAAATCAGTACCTTTGTGGTATCTAAAACAACCCCCTTTTATAGCACATTTGCAAAGTAAACGTTGTGATTTGCTTGAAAATCAGTACCTTTGTGGTATCTAAAACAACTGAGCATCTGAGCCGTTAATACTGATAGGCGTTGTGATTTGCTTGAAAATCAGTACCTTTGTGGTATCTAAAACAACTTTAAGAGGCAAAAGAGAGAACAGGCAGCCGTTGTGATTTGCTTGAAAATCAGTACCTTTGTGGTATCTAAAACAACGCGTGGTTATTCTGAACAAAATATGCGTGCGTTGTGATTTGCTTGAAAATCAGTACCTTTGTGGTATCTAAAACAACCAAAGCGACTTATAAGACACAAAGAAAAAGGTTGTGATTTGCTTGAAAATCAGTACCTTTGTGGTATCTAAAACAACAATAGTCAGCGGTACAATTTAGTTCACGGCGTTGTGATTTGCTTGAAAATCAGTACCTTTGTGGTATCTAAAACAACC of the Prevotella melaninogenica genome contains:
- a CDS encoding DUF417 family protein — encoded protein: MNKVKLLLDFVLNTAASLKGTGIHLIRIAIFIIFVWIGGLKFWNYEAEGIVPFVANSPFMSFFYSKDAPEYKDYKLKEGEFDQVKHEWHKANNTYTFSHGLGIAIMSFGILTLLGIWFPKIGFVGSGLVIIMTFGTLSFLVTTPETWVPDLGSGEHGFPLLTGAGRLVIKDVCILAGAVVVLADCAQRILKNNKR